TGTCGTCGTCTGTTAATGCGCTCAATGGTTTCGGCCTTCTCTTCTTTCGCAAAAGCGGGTATCACTGCTGGTTCTGCCTCGTGATTCACTATCACCAATTCGTCACTATGAGTGGCCGCTGCAcgccttttcgctgctgctgtgcttaaTTTTCTCCGTACGCAATCCGAGTTATCGGAATCGGCATGGCTTGCCTCACCTTTGTCATAGGTGTCCAACGTGcttgttctgttctttttccttctttttttattctttgaAGTCGGCGGTATGGCCGATCgttctcgtgctgctgctactgctttttcgcgttcactttttcggTGCAACTGGCTTTCTGCACTATCTTCGTTATCAACATGATATAGTggttcaatcatttcgaatagttgaccttctgcttcttctttctcaAACTTCTGGCGAGCCTCTTCCTCGCGATGCTTGTTTTCTTCCTCGTTGCTACGACGCGCTTCATCGACAgcttgtttatgaaaattcgcCTCCATCCGGTGCTGCTCCTTGTTGCATTTGAGCTTAATTTTCGCGTCGCATTCGGCTAGCTGATTTCGCTCGGCCTCTTGTTGAATTAAGACCAACTGTCTATGCGGTGTGAGTCTATCTCTCGACTCTTCGAATCTTCTCTGGTTTTCTCTGCTTTGTCTTAGACCTGGGTTGTTGTAACCCTGGTAGGGCCGGTTGTTGCTATAGTTCCGGTAACTATGATGGTTTGGATGGTGGTATCTTAAGCCTTCATGCTTAGGCG
Above is a genomic segment from Anopheles bellator unplaced genomic scaffold, idAnoBellAS_SP24_06.2 scaffold00902_ctg1, whole genome shotgun sequence containing:
- the LOC131214436 gene encoding uncharacterized protein LOC131214436, translated to MSAKPVVEPIAIRTFITGLKDQTAAFLVKARNPKTLNAAISDALEVQLQAVPETALWAQVYPGASKCCHGHPPPQYQGQRGHRHPWHNPRGVSHAQQRKPPAQLPANSMKYQAPKHEGLRYHHPNHHSYRNYSNNRPYQGYNNPGLRQSRENQRRFEESRDRLTPHRQLVLIQQEAERNQLAECDAKIKLKCNKEQHRMEANFHKQAVDEARRSNEEENKHREEEARQKFEKEEAEGQLFEMIEPLYHVDNEDSAESQLHRKSEREKAVAAARERSAIPPTSKNKKRRKKNRTSTLDTYDKGEASHADSDNSDCVRRKLSTAAAKRRAAATHSDELVIVNHEAEPAVIPAFAKEEKAETIERINRRRHDRTEATGVLTTVYAIKESGNPNQVVEAGPDRRSEQPEKVDIDSFLLCLANFRPPQKQLQQQLLQTYNTDEKERSEYNHLDYDALRPSDGRWVPPAA